Sequence from the Burkholderia stabilis genome:
CCTTCTCGATCAGCTTGTCGGTCAACTCCTTCAGCGCGTGCTGCGCACGGGCAACGGCCAGCCCGTAGCCCGGCACGATCACGACCGATTCCGCGTTGCCGAGCATGAACGACGCATCCTCGGCCGAACCCGACTTCACCGGGCGCTGCTCCTGCGCACCCGCCGCACCGCCGGCCGACGCCTCGCCGCCGAAGCCGCCCAGGATCACGTTGAAGAACGAGCGGTTCATCGCGTGGCACATGATGTACGACAGGATCGCACCCGACGAGCCGACCAGCGAGCCTGCAATGATCAGCATCGCGTTGTTCAGCGAGAAGCCGATGCCGGCCGCCGCCCAGCCCGAGTACGAGTTCAGCATCGACACGACCACCGGCATGTCCGCGCCGCCGATCGGGATGATGATCAGCACGCCGAGCACGAACGCGATCGCCGTCATGATGATGAACGGCAGCCACGCCTGCGTGATGACGAACAGGATGCCGAAGCCGAGCATCGCGATCGCGAGCATCAGGTTGATCAGGTGCTGGCCTGCGTACACGACCGGCGCGCCCTGGAACAGCCGGAACTTGTACTTGCCCGACAGCTTGCCGAACGCGATCACCGAACCGGAGAACGTGATCGCGCCGACGAACGTGCCGATGAACAGCTCGACACGGTTGCCGTACGGGATGAAGTTCGCGGCGACGGCGTCCTGCGGCACGAGCCCGAACGCTTCCGGCTCCGACACCACCGCATACGCGATGCACACGGCCGCGAGACCGATCAGCGAGTGCATCGCCGCGACGAGTTCCGGCATCTTCGTCATCTCGACGCGCGCGGCGACGAATGCCCCGACCCCGCCGCCGACGATCAGCGCGCCGAGCACCAGCGCAAGGCCGAGCGGAAGGTTCGCGCCGAGCCAGGCCGCCTGCTTGACGATCAGCGCGACCGTCGTGAGGATCGCGATGGCCATCCCGACCATCCCGAACAGGTTGCCGCGCCGTGCGCTCTTCGGGTTCGACAGGCCTTTCAGCGCCTGGATGAAGCACACCGATGCGATGAGGTACAGCAGCGTAACGACGTTCATGCTCATCGCGCGCCCCCCTTCGCCGCCTTCGGCTCCTTCTTGCGGAACATCTCTAGCATTCGCCTCGTCACGAGAAAGCCGCCGAACACGTTGACGGCCGCGAGCGCGACCGCGAGCGTGCCGAAGAACTTGCCGGTCACGCCGACGGTGAGCGCCGCCGCGAGCATCGCGCCGACGATCACGATCGCCGAGATCGCGTTGGTCACGGCCATCAGCGGCGTATGCAGCGCCGGCGTGACGTTCCACACCACGTGGTAGCCGACGTACACCGCCAGCACGAAGATGATCACGTTGATCACCGTGTGATTGATGACTTCCATGGTCTCCTCCGTTATTTGCGCGTGACTTCGCCGTCGCGGCACAGCAGCGTCGCGGCGACGATGTCGTCGGTCAGGTCGATGTTCAGCGTGCCTTCCTTCGTGACGATCAGCTTCATGAAGTCGAGCAGGTTGCGCGCGTACAGCGCGGACGCGTCCGACGCGACCATCGATGCGAGGTTCGTGTAGCCGGCGATCGTCACGCCGTTGTGCACGATCACCTGGTCGGCGACCGTCAGCGGGCAGTTGCCGCTCTTCCTGCCGTCGAATTCCGGGCCGCGGCCGGCCGCGAGATCGACGAGCACCGAGCCGGGCTTCATCGACTGCGCGGTTTCGACCGAGATCAGCGTCGGCGCCGGGCGCCCGGGAATCAGCGCGGTGGTGATCACGATGTCGGCCTGCTTCGCGCGCTCGTGCACGAGCGCGGCCTGGCGGCCGAGCCACGACGGCGGCATCGGGCGCGCATAGCCGCCGACACCCTGCGCGGCTTCGCGCTCTTCGTCGGTTTCGAACGGGACGTCGAGGAATTTCGCGCCGAGCGATTCGATCTGCTCCTTCACGGCCGGCCGCACGTCGGAGGCCTCGATCACCGCGCCCAGCCGCTTCGCGGTCGCGATCGCCTGCAGACCTGCGACGCCCGCGCCGAGAATCAGCACGCGCGCGGCCTTCACCGTGCCCGCCGCCGTCATCAGCATCGGGAAGAAGCGCGGATACAGCGCCGCCGCGACCAGCACGGCCTTGTAGCCCGCGATGTTCGCCTGTGAGGACAGCACGTCGAGACTCTGCGCGCGCGTTGTGCGCGGCGCGGCTTCGAGCGCGAAGCCGGTCACGCCGGCTGCGGCGAGTTTCGCCGCCTGCTCCGCGTTGAACGGCTCGAGCATGCCGACCAGCACGGAGCCGCGCTTCAGCGATGGCAGTTCGGCGTCGGTGGGCGCCTGGACCTTGAGCACGATGTCGGCATCAAAAGCAGCCGACTGGTCGGTCAATTCGGCGCCGGCGGCCGCATAGGCTTCGTCGGGATAGCTGGCTGCGATGCCGGCCCCTTTCGCGATACTGACGCGATGGCCGGCAGCCGCGTATTTCTTCACGGTTTCCGGCGTCGCAGCCACACGCGCCTCGTTCGCCCGCGTTTCAGCAGGCACTCCAATATGCATCGTTGGTTCCTCCAGTCATTGTCAGTATTTCTTTTCTTGCGATTTTTACTGCACAACGAGCCGGACAGGCTGACTTACCGGCTCACGGGCAACGGCGATTACGCTGCACTTTAACCGAAAGCGATGGTCGCGCCAGCACATTCCGCACGATCGTGCGAGATTGCGACATTAGCCCGGCGCGCGCCGCCGCGCATCGGCGGGACGGACGATTTGCAGGGGTCGGATTCGTCTAACCAAACGCCCGGCAGCGTTCGGGCGCAACCGGTAAAATGCCGAACCATGAAACCCGAAATCTGGACCCCGCATGTGACGGTCGCCGCGCTCGTCGAGCGCGCCGGCCGGTTTCTCATGATCGAGGAAGAAACCTCGTCGGGCCTGCGCATCAATCAGCCGGCAGGCCATCTCGAAGCCGGCGAAACGCTGGCCGACGCCGTGATCCGCGAGACGCTCGAGGAAACCGCGCATCCGTTCACGCCCGACGCACTCGTCGGCGTCTATCTCGCGCACTACGACCGCCCCGGCACCGCCGGCGCGACCTACCTGCGCTTCACGTTCTGCGGCACGGCCGACGAGCCGGCCGCGGGCCACGTGCTCGACGAAGGCATCGTCCGCACGCTGTGGATGACGGCCGACGAACTGCGCGCGTGCAGCGAGCGCCACCGCTCGCCCGCGGTGATGCGCTGCGTCGACGACTACCTCGCCGGGCGGCGCATTCCGCTCGATTTCGTGCACACGCATTCGGTCGCGCCGCGCCCCGAAGCATTCGAACGTCAGGCGGTCAACAAATGAGCAAGCGCCGTGTAGTGGTGGGCATGTCGGGCGGCGTCGATTCGTCGGTGACCGCGTGGCTGCTGAAGGAACAGGGTTACGACGTGGTCGGCCTGTTCATGAAGAACTGGGAAGACGACGACGACGGCGAATACTGCTCGACGCGCCAGGACTGGATCGACGTCGTGTCGGTGGCCGACCTGATCGGCATCGACGTGGAAGCCGTCAACTTCGCGTCCGAATACAAGGACCGCGTGTTCGCGGAGTTCCTGCGCGAATATTCGGCCGGCCGCACGCCGAACCCCGACGTGCTGTGCAACGCGGAAATCAAGTTCAAGGCGTTCCTCGATCACGCGATGTCGCTCGACGCGGAAATGATCGCGACCGGCCACTATGCGCGCGTGCGCGAACGCGACGGGCGCTTCGAACTGCTGAAGGCCTTCGATCATACGAAAGACCAGTCGTACTTCCTGCACCGGCTGAACCAGGCGCAACTGTCGAAGACGATGTTCCCGCTCGGCGAGATTCCGAAGACCAAGGTGCGCGAGATTGCCGCGCAAATCGGGCTGCCGAACGCGAAGAAGAAGGATTCGACGGGCATCTGTTTCATCGGCGAACGGCCGTTCCGCGATTTCCTGAACCGCTATCTTCCGACCAAACCCGGCCCGATGAAGACGCCGGACGGCAAGATCGTCGGCGAGCACATCGGCCTCGCGTTCTACACGTTCGGCCAGCGCAAGGGCATCGGCCTCGGCGGCAGCAAGGACGGCAGCGGCGAACCGTGGTTCGTCGCCGCGAAGGACATCGCGTCGAACACGCTGTACGTCGTGCAGGGCCACGATCACCCGTGGCTGCTGTCGCGGCAGCTCGTCGCCGGCAACGTGAGCTGGGTCGCCGGCGAGCCGCCGGCGGCAGGCTTCGCGTGCGGTGCGAAGACGCGTTACCGGCAGGCCGATGCGGCGTGCACGTTCGACCGGGCCGCGATCGGCCCGGAAGGCGAAGCGCGCTTCTCGCTCGCGTTCGACAACGCGCAATGGGCCGTCACACCCGGCCAGTCGGCGGTGCTGTACGACGGCGAGATCTGCCTCGGCGGCGGCATCATCGAATCGGCGGCGACCAGCCAGTCCGCGCCCGCGCAAGGCCACGCGCCGGCGCTCGCCGACGCACGCTGACACATATTCGGTTTAGACTTGCGGCACGCCGCGCCCGGCAGAACACGATTCCGCCGAGGCCGGCAGACCGCCGCGCAGCGCACGCATGGCGGTATTTCAAGATTCTTACGGAGTCCCCATGCTTTCACGACGCTATCTGGCGATGTGGTGTGCCATCCTGCTGCTCGTCGCGGCGGTTGCGCTCGCGTCGATCCACGTGCTTTCCTGGCTGTGGATCATCATCCCCGCCGCCCTCGTCGCACTCGGCCTGTACGACCTTAAACAGGACCGTCACGCGATCCTGCGCAACTATCCGCTCTGGGGCCACTTCCGCTTCCTGTTCGAATTCATCCGCCCCGAGATCCGTCAGTACTTCGTCGAGGACGACACCGACGAAAAACCGTTCTCGCGCGCGCAGCGCAGCCTCGTCTACCAGCGCGCGAAGAACGTGGCCGACAATCGCCCGTACGGCACCGAGCTGAACGTGAAGGCCATCGCGCACGAATGGATCAGCCACTCGCTCGCGCCGACGAAGCTGCCGAACCACGATTTCCGCATCCGCGTGGGCGCGAATCGCGCGCAACCGTACGACATCTCGATCTTCAACATCTCGGCGATGAGCTTCGGCTCGCTGTCCGCGAACGCGATCCGCTCGCTGAACCTCGGCGCGAAGAAAGGCGGATTCGCGCACGACACCGGCGAAGGCTCGCTGTCGAAGTACCACCGCGAGAACGGCGGCGACATCATCTGGGAAATCGCGTCCGGCTACTTCGGCTGCCGCAACGACGACGGCACGTTCAACCCCGACAAGTTCGCGAAGCAGGCCGCCGATCCGCAGGTCAAGATGATCGAGATCAAGCTGTCGCAGGGTGCGAAGCCGGGCCACGGCGGCGTGCTGCCGGCCGCGAAGATCACGCCCGAGATCGCCGAGACGCGCGGTGTGCCGATGGGCAAGGACTGCATCTCGCCCGCGACGCACTCGGAATTCTCGACGCCGCGCGGGCTGCTCGAATTCGTCGAACGGCTGCGCACGCTGTCGGGCGGCAAGCCGACCGGCTTCAAGCTGTGCGTCGGCCATCCGTGGGAATTCTTCGGGATCGCGAAGGCGATGATCGAGACGGGCATCGTGCCGGACTTCATCGTCGTCGACGGCGCGGAAGGCGGCACGGGCGCCGCGCCGCTCGAATTCACCGACCACGTCGGCGTGCCGCTGCAGGAAGGGCTGCTGCTCGTGCACAACACGCTCGTCGGGATCGGCGTGCGCGATCGCGTGAAGATCGGCGCGAGCGGCAAGATCATCACCGCGTTCGACGTCGCGCGCACGCTCGCGATCGGCGCGGACTGGGTGAACTCGGCGCGCGGCTTCATGTTCGCGGTCGGCTGCATCCAGGCGCAGACCTGCCACACGGGCCGTTGCCCGACCGGCGTCGCGACGCAGGACCCGGTGCGCCAGCGCGCGCTCGTCGTGCCCGACAAGGCCGACCGCGTGTACAACTTCCACCGCAACACGCTGCATGCGCTGCAGGAGCTCGTGCAGGCGGCCGGCCTCGCGCATCCGTCGGAGCTGCGCGCGCATCACATCGTGCAGCGCATCGCACCGCATGAAGTCCGGCTGATGTCGCAGTTGCTGAAGTACCTGAAGCCCGGCGCGCTGCTCGACGGCCACACCTGCGGCTTCACGCTGTACGACAAGTGGTGGCCGATCGCGCGCAGCGATTCGTTCACGCTAGGCGAAGCCGTCTACGCGTCGATCGAGTAACGCCTGCGACCGCTCTGCCCCGAGTGGCCCGGCAAAAAGAAAAGCGCCCCGCGGGGCGCTTTTCTTTTGTCTGCCGAATGCGTGAATACGCGGCCGGTTGCGGTTCAGTTCTGCGGCAGCGTGTCGGCGAACGACTGCCGCTGCATCAGCTTCACGAAGTGCTTGTCGAGGTTCGGATGGCGGTCGCGCCAGTTGAGCTCGGGCATCCGGAAGTCGAGATAGCCGAGCGCGCAGCCGAGTGCGATGTCGGCGAGCGTGTAATGATTACCGACGCACCACGTCTTGCCGCCGAGACCCTGCGACATCGCGACGAGCGCATCGTCGATCTTGCGCTGCTGGCGCGCGATCCAGCTCGCGCTGCGCTGCGCCTCGTCGCGCAGCGTGTGTTCGAGACGAATCGCGACTGCCGCGTCGAGCACGCCGTCGCCCAGCGCTTCCCAGCAGCGCACTTCGACGCGCTCGCGGCCCGACGGCGGAATCAGCTTGCCGACCGGCGACAGCGTATCGACGTATTCGCAGATCACGCGGGAATCGAACACCGCGGCACCATCCTCCATCACGAGGCACGGGACCTTGCCGAGCGGATTCGACGCATGAATATCCGTCTCCGGCGCCCACACGTTCTCGAGCTCCAGCTTGTAGTCGATCTTCTTTTCAGCAAGCACGATCCGCGCCTTTCTGACGTACGGGCTGCCGAGCGAACCGATTAATTTCATCATCTGCCTTTTTAAGGGAACCGCCGAGAGTATACGTTGTCGCCGATCATAACCGGCCAGCGTCGCGCGACAGAAAATCGCCCGGCCGGCCTGTGGATGGTTTGCAACAGCCGTCGTGAGGGCCTTCCGGCGCGGCTTGCAGCCGCGCCTCTCACGCGCCGCGTCCGGCGGCGCTACAATCGCACGATGAATGCGCCCCTCGATACCGCCATCGCCGTCGACGTCTACCGCCAGCGCCGTGAACGCGTGCTTGCCGCACTGCGCGCCGCCGGCGGCGGCGTCGCCATCGTCCCCACCGCGCCGGAAGTGCCGCGTAACCGCGATACGGATTATCCGTACCGGCACGACAGCTACTTCTACTACCTGACGGGCTTCACCGAGCCGGATGCCGTGCTCGTGCTGAACGCGGCCGCGCCGCACGGCGCGCCGGAGTCGGTCCTGTTCTGCCGCGGCAAGAATGCCGACCGCGAGATCTGGGAAGGCTTCCACTACGGGCCCGAAGCCGCGCGCGACGCGTTCGGCTTCGACGCGGCGTTCGCCGTCGACGTGATCGACACCGAAATGCCGCGCCTGCTCGCCGACGCGGGCACCGTGCACTACCGGTTCGGCGCATCGACCGATTTCGAACGCCGGCTCGCGGGCTGGCTCGACGCGGTGCGCGCGCAGGCGCGCACGGGCGTCGCCGCGCCGGACGCGATGCTCGACCTCACGCCGCTCGTCGACGACATGCGGCTCGTGAAGGACGAGCACGAACTCGCGATCATGATGCGCGCCGCGCACATCTCCGCGCTCGCGCACCGCCGCGCGATGCAGGCATGCCGCCCCGGCATCCGCGAATACGAACTCGAGGCCGAACTGCTGTACACGTTCCGCAAGCACGGCGCGCAGGCGCCCGCATACGGCTCGATCGTCGCGGCCGGCGCGAATGCGTGCGTGCTGCACTACCCGGCCGGCAACGCGGCCGCGAAAGACGGCGACCTGATCCTGATCGACGCCGCGTGCGAACTCGACGGCTACGCGTCGGACATCACGCGCACGTTCCCGGCCAACGGGCGCTTCTCGCCCGCGCAACGCACGCTGTACGACATCGTGCTCGCCGCGCAGCAGGCCGCGGTCGATGCGACGCGCGCGGGCGTGCCGTTCGAGGCGCCGCACGATGCGGCCGTGCGCGTGCTCGCGCAGGGGCTGCTCGACACCGGCATCATCCCGAAAACACACTTCTCGAACGTCGACGACGTGATCGCCGAACGCGCGTACACGCGTTTCTACATGCACCGCACGGGCCACTGGATCGGGATGGACGTACACGATTGCGGCGACTACCGCGAGCGGCTGGCCGAGCGCGACGACAACGGCGCGCTGCCGTGGCGCACGCTGAAGCCCGGCATGACGCTGACGGTCGAGCCCGGCCTGTACGTGCGCGCCGCCGACGACGTGCCGCCCGAGTACTGGAACATCGGCATCCGCATCGAGGACGACGCGATCGTGCGCGAGCACGGCTGCGAGCTGATCACGCGCGGCGTGCCCGTCGCCGCCGACGAAATCGAAGCGCTGATGCGCGCGGGCGCGGCGCACGGCGCATGAGCGGCTGCCGCATCCTCGCCGCGCCGCCGGTGCGCCGGCGCCGACCGTTACCTCCGTTTCACGAATCAAGATGACGACCGCTTCCTCCCCGGCCACGCCGGACTACGACCTCGCCATCGTCGGCGCGGGCCCCGTCGGGCTCGCGCTCGCCGGCTGGCTCGCGCGCCGCAGCGCCACGCAGCACGCGTCGATCGCGCTGATCGATGCGCGCGAAC
This genomic interval carries:
- a CDS encoding aminopeptidase P N-terminal domain-containing protein, producing MNAPLDTAIAVDVYRQRRERVLAALRAAGGGVAIVPTAPEVPRNRDTDYPYRHDSYFYYLTGFTEPDAVLVLNAAAPHGAPESVLFCRGKNADREIWEGFHYGPEAARDAFGFDAAFAVDVIDTEMPRLLADAGTVHYRFGASTDFERRLAGWLDAVRAQARTGVAAPDAMLDLTPLVDDMRLVKDEHELAIMMRAAHISALAHRRAMQACRPGIREYELEAELLYTFRKHGAQAPAYGSIVAAGANACVLHYPAGNAAAKDGDLILIDAACELDGYASDITRTFPANGRFSPAQRTLYDIVLAAQQAAVDATRAGVPFEAPHDAAVRVLAQGLLDTGIIPKTHFSNVDDVIAERAYTRFYMHRTGHWIGMDVHDCGDYRERLAERDDNGALPWRTLKPGMTLTVEPGLYVRAADDVPPEYWNIGIRIEDDAIVREHGCELITRGVPVAADEIEALMRAGAAHGA
- a CDS encoding FMN-binding glutamate synthase family protein, with the translated sequence MLSRRYLAMWCAILLLVAAVALASIHVLSWLWIIIPAALVALGLYDLKQDRHAILRNYPLWGHFRFLFEFIRPEIRQYFVEDDTDEKPFSRAQRSLVYQRAKNVADNRPYGTELNVKAIAHEWISHSLAPTKLPNHDFRIRVGANRAQPYDISIFNISAMSFGSLSANAIRSLNLGAKKGGFAHDTGEGSLSKYHRENGGDIIWEIASGYFGCRNDDGTFNPDKFAKQAADPQVKMIEIKLSQGAKPGHGGVLPAAKITPEIAETRGVPMGKDCISPATHSEFSTPRGLLEFVERLRTLSGGKPTGFKLCVGHPWEFFGIAKAMIETGIVPDFIVVDGAEGGTGAAPLEFTDHVGVPLQEGLLLVHNTLVGIGVRDRVKIGASGKIITAFDVARTLAIGADWVNSARGFMFAVGCIQAQTCHTGRCPTGVATQDPVRQRALVVPDKADRVYNFHRNTLHALQELVQAAGLAHPSELRAHHIVQRIAPHEVRLMSQLLKYLKPGALLDGHTCGFTLYDKWWPIARSDSFTLGEAVYASIE
- a CDS encoding glutathione S-transferase family protein, with protein sequence MKLIGSLGSPYVRKARIVLAEKKIDYKLELENVWAPETDIHASNPLGKVPCLVMEDGAAVFDSRVICEYVDTLSPVGKLIPPSGRERVEVRCWEALGDGVLDAAVAIRLEHTLRDEAQRSASWIARQQRKIDDALVAMSQGLGGKTWCVGNHYTLADIALGCALGYLDFRMPELNWRDRHPNLDKHFVKLMQRQSFADTLPQN
- a CDS encoding NAD(P)(+) transhydrogenase (Re/Si-specific) subunit beta produces the protein MSMNVVTLLYLIASVCFIQALKGLSNPKSARRGNLFGMVGMAIAILTTVALIVKQAAWLGANLPLGLALVLGALIVGGGVGAFVAARVEMTKMPELVAAMHSLIGLAAVCIAYAVVSEPEAFGLVPQDAVAANFIPYGNRVELFIGTFVGAITFSGSVIAFGKLSGKYKFRLFQGAPVVYAGQHLINLMLAIAMLGFGILFVITQAWLPFIIMTAIAFVLGVLIIIPIGGADMPVVVSMLNSYSGWAAAGIGFSLNNAMLIIAGSLVGSSGAILSYIMCHAMNRSFFNVILGGFGGEASAGGAAGAQEQRPVKSGSAEDASFMLGNAESVVIVPGYGLAVARAQHALKELTDKLIEKGVDVRYAIHPVAGRMPGHMNVLLAEAEVPYDIVFEMEDINGEMGQADVVLVLGANDVVNPAAKNDPKSPIAGMPIIEAYKARTVIVNKRSMAAGYAGLDNDLFYMDKTMMVFGDAKKVIEDMVKAVE
- a CDS encoding NAD(P) transhydrogenase subunit alpha; this translates as MEVINHTVINVIIFVLAVYVGYHVVWNVTPALHTPLMAVTNAISAIVIVGAMLAAALTVGVTGKFFGTLAVALAAVNVFGGFLVTRRMLEMFRKKEPKAAKGGAR
- the mnmA gene encoding tRNA 2-thiouridine(34) synthase MnmA, which encodes MSKRRVVVGMSGGVDSSVTAWLLKEQGYDVVGLFMKNWEDDDDGEYCSTRQDWIDVVSVADLIGIDVEAVNFASEYKDRVFAEFLREYSAGRTPNPDVLCNAEIKFKAFLDHAMSLDAEMIATGHYARVRERDGRFELLKAFDHTKDQSYFLHRLNQAQLSKTMFPLGEIPKTKVREIAAQIGLPNAKKKDSTGICFIGERPFRDFLNRYLPTKPGPMKTPDGKIVGEHIGLAFYTFGQRKGIGLGGSKDGSGEPWFVAAKDIASNTLYVVQGHDHPWLLSRQLVAGNVSWVAGEPPAAGFACGAKTRYRQADAACTFDRAAIGPEGEARFSLAFDNAQWAVTPGQSAVLYDGEICLGGGIIESAATSQSAPAQGHAPALADAR
- a CDS encoding NUDIX hydrolase produces the protein MKPEIWTPHVTVAALVERAGRFLMIEEETSSGLRINQPAGHLEAGETLADAVIRETLEETAHPFTPDALVGVYLAHYDRPGTAGATYLRFTFCGTADEPAAGHVLDEGIVRTLWMTADELRACSERHRSPAVMRCVDDYLAGRRIPLDFVHTHSVAPRPEAFERQAVNK
- a CDS encoding Re/Si-specific NAD(P)(+) transhydrogenase subunit alpha; the encoded protein is MHIGVPAETRANEARVAATPETVKKYAAAGHRVSIAKGAGIAASYPDEAYAAAGAELTDQSAAFDADIVLKVQAPTDAELPSLKRGSVLVGMLEPFNAEQAAKLAAAGVTGFALEAAPRTTRAQSLDVLSSQANIAGYKAVLVAAALYPRFFPMLMTAAGTVKAARVLILGAGVAGLQAIATAKRLGAVIEASDVRPAVKEQIESLGAKFLDVPFETDEEREAAQGVGGYARPMPPSWLGRQAALVHERAKQADIVITTALIPGRPAPTLISVETAQSMKPGSVLVDLAAGRGPEFDGRKSGNCPLTVADQVIVHNGVTIAGYTNLASMVASDASALYARNLLDFMKLIVTKEGTLNIDLTDDIVAATLLCRDGEVTRK